The following nucleotide sequence is from Alphaproteobacteria bacterium.
AGGGCAGCTCGTAAGGCAGCCGCTGCCGCTCGTAAGGCGTCTCGTAAGCCTTCAACGAAACGCGCCCGCGCGTAGGATCGCATTACACTCAACCGCGTCGAGCCCTCTCTCACTCACGCGCGTCATGAAGTCCGGTGAAAGGCGCGATCCTCTGCTGATTGCGTTGGTCGACCGCATGATCGCGGGAGGGCATCCCGCGCAAATCTGACCTTCAGCGGCCCGAGGAATCCGACACCTTGCGGGTGATTTCGAAGGGAAGGCGAGGCTCGCCGAGGCCGGGGACGTGGGCGTCGCCGTTTCCCGCACCGTTGGCCGCACCGTTGCCCGGCCGCGACGGCTCCATCTGGGCGTCGAGGCGACGGAGAAACTCGCCAAGAATAATGCGGTAAAGCTCGTCCTTGAGGACCGAATCCTCGACCCCCATGTCGATTGACGGATTGTCGTTGATTTCGATAACGACCGGGCCGCGCTCGGTCTCCTTGAGGTCGACGCCGTATAATCCATCGCCGATCAGCCGGGTCGCCTTGATCGCGGTCTCGACCACGGCGGGGGGCGCTTCCTCGATCGCCAGCGTCTTGCACCCACCTTCGGAAAAGCGCCCGCTCGCGGTGTACTTCACGATTTGCCAGTGATTGCGAGACATGAAGTACTGGCAGGCATAGATCGGCCGGCCGTTGAGCACACCGATGCGCCAGTCGAATTTCGTCGGGATGAACTCCTGGGCGATGATCAGCTCGGACTTGCGGAAGAGCTCGGTCGAGACGTCCTTGAGCTCCTGCTTGTTCTCGACCTTGACCACACCGCGCGAGAACGATCCGTCGGGGATCTTGAGCACCAGCGGATAGCCGAACTCGACCTCGATTTCGGCCATGCGAACGCGGTCGACCACGAGGGTGCGCGGAGTCGGTACCCGGTTCGAGCGCATGAGTTCGGCGAGGTAGACCTTGTTCGTGCAACGCAGAATCGAGGTCGGATCGTCGATCACGACCATGTCTTCGTATTCCGCCTTCTTGGCGAAGCGGTAGGTATGGTGATCGAGGGACGTCGTCTCGCGGATGAAGAGGGCATCGTATTCCGCAAGCCGGTGATAGTCCTTCTTCTCGATAAGCTCGACCTCGAGACCCATCGGCTCGCCGATCTTGACGAACTTCTGAAGCGTGCGCGTGGAGGAGGGAGGAAGCTGCTCCTGGGGATTTTGGAGGATCGCCATGTAGTAGCGCGCTGGGGACTTGCTCTTTGGCCGCCGCCAGGCGGTTCGCGTGTAGGCGTCCAGGGACTTCTGGAAGAGGGGCTCCTGCTCGGCCTTGAGCTCATTGATGGGCACGGGGCGGATCGAAGCGACGCGCCATTTGGGTGCGACTTCGATCCCGACTTTGAGGAGCGGGCAGCGGAAGAGATCGAAAATCTGATGGGCCAGCTCTTGATAGCGGTCATCCTCCGTGAAGCCGAAGAAGACGAAAAGCGAGAAGGGTCCGCTCGGTGCAGCGCCCGGCTTCTTGGCCATCTTTTCGAGAAGCTCGTCGAGCTCGTCGAGGGCGAGGCCGTAGATCGACTTCTTGGAAAGATCGAGAATCGTCGAGACCGCGGGAATGACCCGCTCACCTCGCGCCTCGGCCAGCAGCGAGCAATAGTAGCCGAAGCTCATATATTCATAGTCGCGACAGAGATTGATGATGCGCGGATAGCGCGACATGAAGGCATCCGGGCGCGACAGGTATTCACGCGCGGTCACCACCGGGTGCCCAGCATCGTCCCATTTGAAATCAGCCCGCCGGTCGACGACGACGATGTGTGCCGTCATACGCCGGCCTTACGCTCGCGTATCACCAGAGCCGCCTTTTGCCGCGCCCGGCCATAACGGGCCGTTCGCTCGAAGTCCTTTATCGCGATCGGCATATTGCTGCAGTTGGTCGTGGTCCGGCGACCTTTCCAGTCCACCGCGGGATCATGCACGTAAATAAATCTTTCGTCGAATCCTGTCATCACCACCCAGTGGGGCTGCCGGTCCCGGTCGATCCGATAGGCGCTGACCAGGATGATCGGAACGCCGCCGGCCCGGCATTCGCGGATCAGACTGGCTGCCGTGATCCGTCCGACCGTGAGTCGTATCCTGTGTTTGCGCATCTCGTCGAGAAAATCTTGCTGG
It contains:
- a CDS encoding RimK family protein gives rise to the protein MTAHIVVVDRRADFKWDDAGHPVVTAREYLSRPDAFMSRYPRIINLCRDYEYMSFGYYCSLLAEARGERVIPAVSTILDLSKKSIYGLALDELDELLEKMAKKPGAAPSGPFSLFVFFGFTEDDRYQELAHQIFDLFRCPLLKVGIEVAPKWRVASIRPVPINELKAEQEPLFQKSLDAYTRTAWRRPKSKSPARYYMAILQNPQEQLPPSSTRTLQKFVKIGEPMGLEVELIEKKDYHRLAEYDALFIRETTSLDHHTYRFAKKAEYEDMVVIDDPTSILRCTNKVYLAELMRSNRVPTPRTLVVDRVRMAEIEVEFGYPLVLKIPDGSFSRGVVKVENKQELKDVSTELFRKSELIIAQEFIPTKFDWRIGVLNGRPIYACQYFMSRNHWQIVKYTASGRFSEGGCKTLAIEEAPPAVVETAIKATRLIGDGLYGVDLKETERGPVVIEINDNPSIDMGVEDSVLKDELYRIILGEFLRRLDAQMEPSRPGNGAANGAGNGDAHVPGLGEPRLPFEITRKVSDSSGR